The Methylococcus sp. Mc7 genomic sequence TTTGTTGAACGACGGCCACGGGAATTTCCAGGAGACGACGGCGCTGCCGTTTCCGACGGACATGGGCTTGAGACGGTTCGCCTGGAGCAAGGACAAGGACGGGTTCAATTATTTGTTCGGTGTCGGCTACGGCGCGATTGCGATTTATCGTTTTCCCAATAACTGGGACGGGAAAGCACCTGTGCCAATGCGCAGCGTCCCCGTTGGTTCCAGCGAGGGTAGTCAGGATGTCGTTCTTCAGGATTTGGACGGTGACGGTTGGTTGGATGGCATCGTTGGACGTGGCAAAGGGCCCCAGGGAGTGTGGATCGTCTACGGACCCTTGTGGGAACGTTTTGAAGAGCTTTCCGCTGCGCGGTTTGTGTTGAACTGATTCGTAGGAGCAAAGATGGTGAAAATTGCATTGGGCATTTTGCTGGCGGGGCTTGGCTTGACCGCGGCATCGTACGCCGGCGCAGCCGCAAAGTCGGCGCCGGCGGCAAAGTCGGATAAAGCCGCCGCCGAACAGAGCGCGCCGACCAAGCCTCCGCGGGTCGTCATGTTCAAGACCAACGGGGTGGAAGTGACCGTTCAGGACTATGTGAATTTCCTCCAGCGGAACCAGGCTTACGTCCAGAAGTCGATGACGGACGAAGGCAAGGCGGAAGTGATCCGCGAGATCATCGGCAATCAGTTGCTCAAGGACGACATCATCAAGAAGGGCTTGGCCAAGAAGGAAGCTACGGCCGCCGAGCTCGGCGAGGCTTTCCAGAAGCTTGCCAAGGAGCATTTCCCGCTGCCGCCGATGCCGGAAGAAGACGCGGTATACAAATATTATCTCGATCACCAGAATGATTACGGGATTCCGGAAATGGTGCGGATCAGCCAGATCCAGTTCCGCATCCCGGATAACGCGACCCCCGAGCAGAAGGTGGCCGCACGCCAGCGAGCCGAGGCCGCCTTGCGCCGGTTGGATGCGGGTGAGCCTTTTCCGAAGTTGGCGGGGGAGCTGACCGAGAATCCTGCGGCGAAACCCCCTCAAGGGGACATTGGTTTTCTGCCTCGCGAGGGTGACCCCTGGCTGACGGAAGCCGTGCGCAATTTGAAGGTTGGCGAGCGCACCAAAGTGATCGAGTCGCCGGCTGGTTACGAAATTCTGATGTTGACGGATGTGCGCAAGGCGCTGATCACGCCTTATGTCAATGTCCGGGACAAGGTGATTCAACGTATGCGCGGCGCCGAGCAGGCCAAGTTGCGCGACGCCTATATCAAGGATCTTGCCAAGCATGCCAAGATCGAAATCGTTCAAGAGGAGCTGAAGCCTCTGTTCCCGAAAGGAGTGTTCCCCTGATCGAGTTCGGAAACACTTACTAAGCGTAACGAAAAGAATGTCAGATCGTCATGCCGTATGGGCTGCGGCATCCAGTCACAAGGACGTGAAAGCCTCGCCATCCCCCGGATCGAGTCCGGGGCAGGCTCTGGACGCTGGATTCCGGATTCCCACCCGGAATGACGGACGGTAGCGACATTATTTCTTTTACGCTAAGTGCGTTTCCAGGGCTTGAGGGTGGGGCCGGTGACCGGCGGGCCATGCTCCGCATGTTCAAATTTGCTCCCTGCAGTTGCACAGGTTTTGTCGCATGAGCGTTACCCTCACCGCAGCCATCTCCCGCTTGCGGGAGAGGGGGACAACGAAACGCTTCGCGTTGTTTCACGTTAAATCGGTAGCCAAGCCGATTTGTGTATTTACCCGAAAGGTGTCGGGCAGGATGGTCCGGCAAGATTGGGCGGGGGAGAGGCGGTTTGTATAGGGCGTTACTTTCCCGATAGTCAGTAACCTATGCTGAGAGGAATGGTTATGGTACGTAAATGGGCTGTGTGGGTAATCGGGGCATGGCTGGCGGTTACGACGTTGGCAAGCGCTGCAGTTGGGGTGGAAGGGGAGGCTGCGCTGCGCGAAAGGGCCAAGGTCTATTGGGATGCCAGGAAGATCAATGACCTGCAAACGCTGTATTCGATGGAAACCGCGACCTTGGAGGGACGGCTGAGGCCGGACCAGATGTCACGGACTCAGTTTTCGACGCTGCGAATCGTCGGTTACAACATAACGGATGTAAAGATCACCGGGGATAAGGCTGAAATCAAGCTGGATACGGAAGTGATGCACCCCGCCATCGAGGGCAAGGCCCTGGTCGGGCCTTCCATCGTCGATTATTGGACCTTCATGGACGGCAAGTGGTACCACGGGGAGCGTTCCAAGCCTGCAAAGAGCGGGAGTTCGCCATCGCCGAGCCCCTGAGCCGGTTCCAGACCCGCGATCGCTCGGTATAAGCGTTACTGCAGACGCAATGTCGGTTGTAGAGCCGCTTCAGATGTTTACCCGTGTTGGGGCCGTGACCTGGGCAGGTCTGCTCGGCCCTTTTCGAGTTCTTGCACGGGAGCGCGAGCTGCTGAGTCTGCTGGTGCGCCGAGACATCATCGGCCGTACCCGGGGGACGGTGCTGGGCTGGGTATGGATGCTTGCCCAGCCGGCGCTGCAGATCCTGGCGTTTTGGTTTCTGCTGGATTTTGTCCTCCAGGTCAGGGTTCCGGGCAAAGTCGTGTTCATCGACTACTTCCTCACCGCCATGTTGCCCTGGCTGTTCATCAGCGACACGCTGAATCGCTGTCTGGCGGTCCTCACAGAATTCAGCAGCCTCTATAAGCGCACGGTTTTTCCGCTGAAGGTGCTTCCGTTGCTGCCGGGATTTTCGGCTTGCCTCGTTTATACGCCGATCTATGCGGTCACCATGGGGTTGCTAGCAGGGCCCGGCGCCGCGATCCAAGGTGTTCTGCTGATGGCGGGGTTGCTCGTCTTGTTGATGCCCGCTTGCTATCTCCTTGCGGTGCTCGGTTGTTTCGTGAAGGATTTGCGCCAGGCGTTCCCCTTCATGCTCAACATGCTGCTGTATCTGACACCCATTCTGTATCTTCCGGGAATGCTGCCGCAGGAGTTTCAGGAACTGCTGGCGGTCAATCCGCTGGCGGATGTCATGGCGGTCATCGAGTCCGCCGTGCACGGTTTGCCGGTGACCGCCGGGAACTTCATCCGGCCCCTGTTGCTCTGGTTCCTGTCGCTCGGACCCGCCTGGGTGTTGTTCCATCGGGGCGAGCCCCACATACGTGAGGCGGTATGACGGCCATTTCCCTTCGCAACGTGGCCAAGAGCTACCGCTCCTATGACCACCCCTGGGAGACGTTGTGGGAGGTCCTCACGAAGACCAGACGCCATCGCGAGTGGACGGCGCTGCACCCTCTGAGCCTGGAAATCTCCCAAGGTGAAGTCGTCGGTATCGTCGGCACGAACGGGGCCGGCAAGAGTACTTTGCTCAAGCTGATCGCCGGCACCTTGATTCCGTCCGCGGGGGACATCCGCGTGAACGGGCATGTGGCGGCTCTGCTGGAGCTCGGGGCGGGATTCCACCCGGAGATGACCGGCCGGGAGAACGTATACCTGGGTGCGTCCGTGATGGGATTGTCCAATGACCGGGTCGGGCAACTGTACGATGGGATCGTCGAGTTCTCCGGCTTGGAGGATTTCATGGACCAGCCGGTGAAGACCTACTCCTCCGGGATGTACATGCGTCTGGCGTTCG encodes the following:
- a CDS encoding peptidylprolyl isomerase, coding for MVKIALGILLAGLGLTAASYAGAAAKSAPAAKSDKAAAEQSAPTKPPRVVMFKTNGVEVTVQDYVNFLQRNQAYVQKSMTDEGKAEVIREIIGNQLLKDDIIKKGLAKKEATAAELGEAFQKLAKEHFPLPPMPEEDAVYKYYLDHQNDYGIPEMVRISQIQFRIPDNATPEQKVAARQRAEAALRRLDAGEPFPKLAGELTENPAAKPPQGDIGFLPREGDPWLTEAVRNLKVGERTKVIESPAGYEILMLTDVRKALITPYVNVRDKVIQRMRGAEQAKLRDAYIKDLAKHAKIEIVQEELKPLFPKGVFP
- a CDS encoding ABC transporter permease, which produces MFTRVGAVTWAGLLGPFRVLARERELLSLLVRRDIIGRTRGTVLGWVWMLAQPALQILAFWFLLDFVLQVRVPGKVVFIDYFLTAMLPWLFISDTLNRCLAVLTEFSSLYKRTVFPLKVLPLLPGFSACLVYTPIYAVTMGLLAGPGAAIQGVLLMAGLLVLLMPACYLLAVLGCFVKDLRQAFPFMLNMLLYLTPILYLPGMLPQEFQELLAVNPLADVMAVIESAVHGLPVTAGNFIRPLLLWFLSLGPAWVLFHRGEPHIREAV